The genomic DNA GCGAGAGCTTCTCGCAGCGCGCAACGCTCTACCATCTTTCCCTCGGCCGCGTCGTGATCTTCGCCGGCGGCACGGGCAATCCCTTCTTCACGACCGACTCTGCCGCCGCCCTTCGCGCCGCCGAAATGGGCGCGCAGGCGATCTTCAAGGGCACCCAGGTCGATGGCATCTATTCCGCCGACCCGAAGAAGGATCCGGACGCGACCCGCTTCGACCGCCTGACGCACAGCGAAGTCCTCGAGAAGGGGCTTGCCGTCATGGATGTTGCCGCCGTCGCGCTTGCACGCGAAAATGCCATTCCGATCGTTGTCTTCTCCATTCATGAGAAGGGTGGCTTTGCGGAAATATTGACCGGCGGCGGTCGCGCGACCATCGTCACAGACAATTAAGAAGCTGCAGAACGGCCCTCGGGCCGGCGAATGATAGAACGGGAGTTTCGACCATGAGTGAAGGTGTTGACCTGAAGGAACTGAAGCGTCGCATGGATGGCGCCATTTCCGCATTCAAGAGCGATATCGCGTCGCTCCGTACCGGCCGCGCGTCGGCGAACGTTCTCGATCCGGTGACCGTCGAAGCCTATGGCTCACGCGTGCCGCTCAACCAGGTGGCGAACATCACGGTTCCCGAGCCGCGCATGCTGTCCGTCTCGGTCTGGGACAAGCAGATGGTCGGCGCTGTGGATCGCGGCATTCGCGAATCGAACCTCGGCCTCAATCCGATCATCGACGGCCAGAACCTGCGCATTCCGCTGCCGGAACTCAACGAAGAGCGCCGCAAGTCGCTCGTCAAAGTGGCACATGACTACGCCGAAAAGGCGAAGGTCGCCGTGCGCCACGTGCGCCGTGACGGCATGGACGACCTGAAAAAAGCCGAAAAGGATGGCGACATCGGTCAGGATATCAGCCGTTCTCAGTCCGAGCGCGTGCAAAAGATGACCGACGAAACGATTTCCGATATCGACCGCTTGCTCGTCGAGAAGGAAAAGGAAATCATGCAGGTCTGATCTGCTCTGCTCGTGATCTGAGTCTCCTTTCGCGGACGCCTTATGCAAAACCTCACTTCCACGACCGTTCCGGAACATGTTGCCATCATCATGGATGGCAACGGGCGTTGGGCGAACGCGCGTGGTCTGCCGCGCACGATGGGGCACCGCAAGGGTGTCGAGACCGTTCGCGCCGCCGTCAAGACGGCGGGCGACTTGGGGATCCGCTACCTCACGCTTTTTGCCTTTTCCTCGGAAAACTGGAGCAGGCCGGCGGCGGAAGTCAGCGATCTGATGGGGCTGCTCAAGACCTTTATCCGCCGGGATCTTGCCGATCTGCACCGCGAGAATGTCCGCATCCGAGTCATCGGTGACCGCTCCAACCTCAGAGGCGACATTCTACCGTTGCTGGTGGAGGCGGAGGAAACGACGCGGGCAAATACCGGGATTACGCTCGTCATTGCCTTCAATTACGGCGCCCGGGACGAAATGACACGAGCCATGCGGCGGCTGGCGACGGAAGTCGCCGAAGGACGCTTGCGGCCGGAAGACATCAACCCCGAGCGTATCGCGGCGATGCTGGACACGTGGGACATTCCCGATCCGGACCTGATCATCCGCACCAGCGGCGAAGAGCGTCTCTCGAATTTCCTTCTTTGGCAGGGCGCCTATTCGGAACTGATCTTCGTTCCGGAGTTGTGGCCGGACTTTACGCGCGAAACGTTCCTGGCGGCGCTTGAAAAATACGCCTGCCGCGAGCGCCGCTTCGGCGGCGTCGCCGAGCCTACGTTGGCGGTCGGTTCCTGATGCAGACTGAACTTAAGCTTCGTATCGCTTCGGGCGTGGTCCTCGCAGCGGTGACACTGGCGGCGACCTGGTTCGGCGGTTTGGCGTTTCAGTTGCTGTCGGCGCTGATTGCGCTGCTCGTCTATTATGAGTGGTCGACGATCACGGACCTCCAGGAGCGGGATTTCCAAGGCAATGCCGTTGGCTGGCTGGGCGTCGTGATCATCGCCGGCCTGATCGTGACCGGCTATATCGGCTACAGCCTGCCGGTCCTGGCCGCTTTTGTAGTTCTCACTGTCCTTTGGGTATTTCTGCAGAAGACCAGTTGGTGGCTGCCGGGCGGCATCGCCTATGCCGGGCTGACCGGCATTTCGCTTGCGGCCCTTCGCGGCGCCGACGATCTTGGCTTGATGGCGACGCTGTTCGTCTTTGCCGTCGTCTGGGCGACCGACATCTTCGCCTATTTTACCGGCCGCGCGATCGGTGGACCGAAGCTCGCGCCACGCATATCGCCCGGCAAGACATGGTCGGGTGCCATCGGTGGTACAATTTGCGGCATCGTTGCCGGTGTTGCCGTCTTTATGGCTTATTTT from Ensifer adhaerens includes the following:
- a CDS encoding phosphatidate cytidylyltransferase encodes the protein MQTELKLRIASGVVLAAVTLAATWFGGLAFQLLSALIALLVYYEWSTITDLQERDFQGNAVGWLGVVIIAGLIVTGYIGYSLPVLAAFVVLTVLWVFLQKTSWWLPGGIAYAGLTGISLAALRGADDLGLMATLFVFAVVWATDIFAYFTGRAIGGPKLAPRISPGKTWSGAIGGTICGIVAGVAVFMAYFSLQDLRIPIIALVLSVASQVGDLFESFIKRRFGVKDSSRLIPGHGGVMDRVDGLIFACVAALILVMIQYFVSDGRQIAFGSVLYSL
- the frr gene encoding ribosome recycling factor, with protein sequence MSEGVDLKELKRRMDGAISAFKSDIASLRTGRASANVLDPVTVEAYGSRVPLNQVANITVPEPRMLSVSVWDKQMVGAVDRGIRESNLGLNPIIDGQNLRIPLPELNEERRKSLVKVAHDYAEKAKVAVRHVRRDGMDDLKKAEKDGDIGQDISRSQSERVQKMTDETISDIDRLLVEKEKEIMQV
- a CDS encoding isoprenyl transferase codes for the protein MQNLTSTTVPEHVAIIMDGNGRWANARGLPRTMGHRKGVETVRAAVKTAGDLGIRYLTLFAFSSENWSRPAAEVSDLMGLLKTFIRRDLADLHRENVRIRVIGDRSNLRGDILPLLVEAEETTRANTGITLVIAFNYGARDEMTRAMRRLATEVAEGRLRPEDINPERIAAMLDTWDIPDPDLIIRTSGEERLSNFLLWQGAYSELIFVPELWPDFTRETFLAALEKYACRERRFGGVAEPTLAVGS
- the pyrH gene encoding UMP kinase codes for the protein MPAEPLYKRVLLKASGEALMGSQGFGIDVAVADRIAADIAEARAMGVEVGVVVGGGNIFRGVAVASKGGDRVTGDHMGMLATVINALALATSLRKLDIDTVVLSAIAMPEICESFSQRATLYHLSLGRVVIFAGGTGNPFFTTDSAAALRAAEMGAQAIFKGTQVDGIYSADPKKDPDATRFDRLTHSEVLEKGLAVMDVAAVALARENAIPIVVFSIHEKGGFAEILTGGGRATIVTDN